A single region of the Pontimicrobium sp. SW4 genome encodes:
- the hisB gene encoding bifunctional histidinol-phosphatase/imidazoleglycerol-phosphate dehydratase HisB, whose protein sequence is MKRVLFIDRDGTLIKEPADEQIDAFDKLIFYPKVFQYMNKICKELDFEIVMITNQDGLGTEVYPENTFWPVHDFVMQSFKNEGVAFEEQFIDKTFAKDNAPTRKPNTGLLTKYFSKDYDLENSFVIGDRLTDVELAKNLNAKGIYINDNTNLGTEEITVKREELDSYIALETNDWEEIYKFLKIKERTGSITRNTNETKIGITLNLDGTGKSNIDTGLAFFDHMLDQIARHGQIDLDIKVDGDLEVDEHHTIEDTAIALGELFNEVLGNKLGIERYGFCLPMDDCLAQVAIDFGGRNWLVWEADFKREMIGKMPTEMFLHFFKSFTDGAKCNLNIKAEGTNEHHKIEAIFKAFAKAIKMAVKRDLEKMILPSTKGML, encoded by the coding sequence ATGAAACGCGTATTATTTATAGATAGAGACGGAACTTTAATAAAAGAGCCAGCTGATGAACAAATTGATGCTTTTGATAAACTTATTTTTTATCCTAAAGTGTTTCAATACATGAACAAAATTTGCAAAGAATTGGATTTTGAAATTGTTATGATTACCAATCAAGATGGATTAGGAACAGAGGTTTATCCAGAAAACACCTTTTGGCCAGTTCACGATTTTGTAATGCAATCATTTAAAAATGAAGGTGTTGCTTTTGAAGAACAATTTATTGACAAAACGTTCGCTAAAGATAATGCACCAACACGAAAGCCTAATACAGGTTTATTGACAAAATATTTTTCCAAGGATTACGATTTAGAAAATTCATTTGTCATTGGAGATCGTTTAACTGATGTTGAATTAGCAAAAAACCTTAATGCAAAAGGTATTTATATTAATGACAACACCAATTTAGGTACAGAAGAAATTACAGTGAAGCGTGAAGAATTGGATAGTTATATTGCTCTTGAAACCAATGATTGGGAGGAAATATACAAGTTTCTTAAAATTAAAGAACGAACAGGAAGTATTACTAGAAATACAAATGAAACCAAAATAGGTATCACTTTAAACCTTGATGGGACTGGAAAAAGTAATATTGATACAGGATTAGCTTTTTTTGACCATATGCTAGACCAAATTGCACGCCATGGTCAAATAGATTTAGATATAAAAGTTGACGGCGATTTAGAAGTTGATGAGCACCATACTATTGAAGATACTGCTATCGCTTTAGGGGAATTGTTTAATGAAGTTTTGGGAAATAAACTAGGGATAGAGCGTTATGGATTCTGTTTGCCAATGGATGATTGTTTAGCGCAAGTAGCTATTGATTTTGGAGGTAGAAATTGGTTAGTTTGGGAAGCTGATTTTAAACGTGAAATGATTGGAAAAATGCCAACCGAAATGTTTTTACATTTCTTTAAATCGTTTACTGACGGCGCAAAATGTAATTTAAACATAAAGGCAGAAGGCACCAACGAGCATCACAAGATTGAAGCAATTTTCAAGGCATTTGCTAAAGCTATTAAAATGGCTGTAAAACGCGATTTAGAAAAAATGATTTTACCATCAACAAAAGGGATGTTATAA
- the hisIE gene encoding bifunctional phosphoribosyl-AMP cyclohydrolase/phosphoribosyl-ATP diphosphatase HisIE — protein MNIKYNSEGLVPAIVQDAETKTVLMLGYMNTEALSQTLKTKKVTFYSRSKQRLWMKGEESGNVLNLVDIKNDCDNDTLLVKVNPQGPTCHKGTDTCWKESNIQKFGFISKLENIITDRKENATEDNSYVASLFTKGINKIAQKVGEEAVEVVIEAKDSNDNLFLNESADLLFHYLILLQAKGFKLNDVVEELKGREK, from the coding sequence ATGAATATAAAATACAACTCAGAAGGACTAGTTCCAGCAATCGTTCAAGATGCAGAAACCAAGACTGTATTAATGTTAGGGTATATGAATACTGAAGCATTATCGCAAACTTTAAAAACAAAAAAAGTAACTTTTTATAGTCGGAGCAAGCAACGTCTTTGGATGAAAGGAGAAGAGAGCGGTAATGTTTTAAATCTTGTAGATATAAAAAATGATTGCGATAACGACACACTTTTAGTAAAAGTAAATCCGCAAGGACCAACGTGTCACAAAGGCACAGATACATGTTGGAAAGAGAGTAATATTCAAAAGTTCGGATTCATATCTAAGCTTGAAAATATTATTACAGACAGAAAAGAAAACGCAACTGAAGATAATAGTTATGTGGCATCGTTATTTACAAAAGGTATTAACAAAATTGCCCAAAAAGTAGGAGAGGAGGCGGTTGAAGTCGTTATTGAAGCCAAAGACAGTAATGATAATTTGTTTTTAAATGAAAGTGCTGATTTACTGTTTCACTATTTAATACTCTTACAA
- the hisH gene encoding imidazole glycerol phosphate synthase subunit HisH — protein MSIVIIDYGAGNIKSIQFAFNRLGYNAILSSDAAIIKTADKVIFPGVGEASNAMSKLKETGLNKVIPLLKQPVLGICLGMQLMCNHSEENDTKGLGIFNVDVRKFTNTVKVPQMGWNTISNLKSDLFEGINEGEYMYLVHSYYVEQCKEAIATTNYEIDYASALQHENFYGVQFHPEKSSVIGERILKNFLNL, from the coding sequence ATGAGTATTGTAATTATAGATTATGGAGCAGGAAACATCAAAAGCATTCAATTTGCTTTTAATCGCTTAGGTTACAATGCTATTTTGTCAAGTGATGCAGCTATTATTAAAACAGCAGACAAAGTCATTTTCCCAGGAGTTGGTGAAGCTAGTAACGCAATGTCTAAGCTAAAAGAAACAGGATTAAATAAAGTCATTCCACTGCTTAAGCAACCAGTTTTAGGCATTTGTTTAGGCATGCAATTAATGTGCAATCATTCCGAAGAAAATGATACCAAAGGATTGGGTATTTTTAATGTGGATGTTAGAAAGTTTACTAATACTGTTAAAGTACCCCAAATGGGATGGAATACTATTTCAAATTTGAAATCAGATTTATTTGAAGGTATTAATGAAGGTGAGTATATGTATTTGGTGCATAGTTACTATGTTGAACAATGTAAAGAAGCTATAGCAACTACTAATTATGAAATTGATTATGCTTCAGCATTACAACATGAAAACTTCTATGGTGTACAATTTCACCCTGAGAAGAGTAGTGTGATTGGCGAGCGAATTTTAAAGAATTTTTTAAACTTATAA
- the hisC gene encoding histidinol-phosphate transaminase translates to MNIQDLIRDNVKALQPYSSARDEYKNATEDMVFLDANENPFSNGVNRYPDPQQNSVKDILAQQMGIEKEQILLGNGSDEVLDLIFRAFCNPNVDNIITLPPTYGMYEVLANINAIKVVKVDLSESFQPKVNDILESTNSSTKILFLCSPNNPTGNSFTTEEVEKLLTSFKGIVVIDEAYIDFSKQKSWLHRLEEFPNLIVTQTLSKAYGMAGIRLGICYASKEIITVLNKIKPPYNVNELTQQKALERISNPKEVSREIQKIIKQREWLNSKLKEISFVETIYPSEANFILVKVDEANKRYSELIERGIVIRNRTNQTGCNNCLRFTVGSQIENIKLITALKTLQ, encoded by the coding sequence ATGAACATTCAAGATTTAATAAGAGATAATGTTAAAGCATTGCAACCATACTCATCTGCACGCGATGAGTATAAAAATGCTACAGAGGACATGGTTTTCTTGGATGCCAACGAAAACCCATTTAGCAATGGTGTCAACCGTTATCCAGACCCTCAACAAAATAGTGTAAAGGATATTTTAGCACAACAAATGGGAATAGAAAAAGAACAAATTTTATTAGGTAATGGTAGCGATGAAGTTTTAGATCTAATTTTTCGAGCGTTTTGCAATCCTAATGTAGATAATATTATCACTTTGCCACCAACGTATGGCATGTATGAAGTTTTAGCAAATATCAATGCCATTAAAGTTGTTAAAGTTGATTTATCTGAATCATTTCAACCGAAAGTTAATGACATTTTAGAATCAACAAATTCATCAACAAAGATTCTATTTTTATGCTCTCCTAATAATCCAACAGGAAATAGCTTTACAACTGAAGAGGTTGAAAAACTGTTAACATCGTTCAAGGGAATTGTGGTAATAGATGAAGCGTATATAGACTTTTCCAAACAAAAAAGTTGGCTTCACAGATTAGAAGAGTTTCCTAACTTAATAGTTACCCAAACACTATCGAAAGCTTATGGAATGGCAGGGATTAGACTTGGTATTTGCTATGCATCAAAAGAAATTATTACAGTATTAAATAAGATAAAGCCACCATATAATGTTAATGAACTTACACAACAAAAAGCATTAGAGCGAATATCTAATCCAAAGGAAGTTTCACGTGAAATTCAAAAGATTATAAAGCAACGAGAATGGCTTAATTCAAAATTAAAAGAAATATCATTTGTAGAAACTATTTATCCATCTGAAGCTAACTTCATTTTGGTAAAAGTAGACGAAGCAAACAAAAGGTATTCTGAATTAATTGAAAGAGGAATTGTTATAAGAAATAGAACCAATCAAACAGGATGCAATAATTGTTTGCGTTTTACAGTAGGTTCGCAAATTGAAAATATAAAACTAATTACTGCACTTAAAACATTACAATGA
- the hisD gene encoding histidinol dehydrogenase, with amino-acid sequence MTVIENPKRNTWSSVLQRPTQTVEDIEATVTQIFQDVQQHGDFAISKYTSIFDGVELDDFIVSEDEIIKASNQISNKLKNAIQKAKKNIETFHRVQKTSKVEVETTKGVLCWQEKKPIEKIGLYIPGGTAPLFSTVLMLVVPAKIAGCKEIVLCSPPNKEGKIANEILYAAELCGCTKIIKVGGIQAIAGLTFGTETIPKVYKIFGPGNQFVTVAKQLSTKYGIAIDMPAGPSELLVVADDSANASYVASDLLSQAEHGTDSQVILVSTSKDLIKDVELEVYSQLAKLPRRDIAKKAIENSKLIYVENDTIAIDLINEYGPEHFIICSKNQDLFINGINNAGSVFIGNYTPESAGDYASGTNHTLPTNGFSKAYSGVNLDSFTKSITFQKISKEGLLNIGETIELMAEAEGLQAHKNAVSIRLKDLKP; translated from the coding sequence ATGACGGTAATAGAAAATCCAAAAAGAAATACGTGGTCTTCAGTGCTTCAAAGACCAACGCAAACAGTGGAAGATATTGAGGCAACTGTTACTCAGATATTTCAAGACGTGCAACAACATGGTGATTTTGCAATATCAAAGTATACATCCATTTTTGATGGTGTTGAATTAGATGATTTTATAGTTTCTGAAGATGAAATTATTAAAGCTTCAAATCAAATTTCAAATAAATTAAAGAATGCAATTCAAAAAGCTAAAAAAAACATTGAAACATTTCATAGAGTACAAAAAACTTCAAAAGTAGAAGTTGAAACAACAAAAGGAGTCCTATGCTGGCAAGAAAAAAAGCCGATTGAGAAAATAGGATTGTACATTCCTGGAGGAACAGCACCTTTATTTTCAACAGTGTTAATGCTAGTAGTTCCTGCAAAAATTGCAGGGTGCAAAGAAATTGTATTATGTTCACCACCTAACAAAGAGGGAAAAATCGCGAATGAGATTTTATATGCCGCAGAATTATGTGGTTGTACAAAAATCATTAAAGTCGGTGGTATTCAAGCTATTGCTGGATTAACCTTTGGAACAGAAACCATCCCTAAAGTGTATAAAATTTTCGGACCAGGAAATCAGTTTGTAACGGTAGCAAAACAACTGTCAACTAAGTACGGAATAGCTATTGATATGCCTGCAGGACCAAGTGAATTATTAGTTGTTGCGGATGATTCAGCTAATGCATCTTATGTCGCTTCAGATTTATTAAGTCAAGCAGAGCATGGAACAGATAGTCAGGTGATTTTAGTGTCAACGTCAAAAGATTTGATAAAAGATGTTGAACTTGAAGTTTATAGCCAATTAGCTAAGCTTCCAAGAAGGGATATTGCGAAAAAAGCCATTGAGAATTCAAAACTAATTTATGTTGAAAATGATACAATAGCTATAGATTTAATAAATGAATATGGTCCAGAACATTTCATTATTTGCTCTAAAAATCAAGATTTATTTATAAATGGTATTAACAATGCAGGGTCTGTGTTTATAGGTAATTATACACCAGAAAGTGCTGGCGATTATGCTTCAGGAACAAATCATACTTTGCCTACAAACGGATTCTCAAAAGCGTATTCAGGAGTAAATTTGGATAGTTTCACAAAGAGTATCACATTTCAAAAAATTTCTAAAGAAGGATTATTAAATATTGGAGAGACTATTGAGTTAATGGCTGAAGCTGAAGGCTTACAAGCTCATAAAAATGCAGTATCAATTAGGTTAAAAGATTTGAAACCATGA
- the hisF gene encoding imidazole glycerol phosphate synthase subunit HisF, with protein sequence MLAKRIIPCLDIKNGRTVKGVNFVDLVDAGDPVELAKQYAIAGADELVFLDISATLEGRATTLDMVLHVAEHVNIPFTVGGGISSIEDVDALLKHGADKISINSSAVKRPKLINELSNKFGSQCIVVAIDAKLINNEWFVHLAGGTIPTEIKLFDWAKEVEKRGAGEILFTSMNHDGTKNGFANEALSKLSSLVNIPIIASGGAGTKQHFVDTFVEGKSDAALAASVFHFGEISIKELKEELRNNNIEVRL encoded by the coding sequence ATGCTAGCAAAACGAATTATACCATGCTTAGACATTAAAAACGGAAGAACCGTTAAAGGTGTTAACTTTGTTGACCTCGTTGATGCTGGCGATCCAGTTGAACTCGCAAAACAATATGCTATTGCTGGAGCAGATGAGTTGGTGTTTTTAGATATTTCAGCAACTTTAGAAGGTAGAGCAACAACTTTAGACATGGTTTTACATGTAGCAGAACACGTAAATATTCCGTTTACAGTTGGAGGAGGAATTTCATCTATTGAAGATGTGGATGCGCTTTTAAAACATGGTGCAGACAAAATATCCATAAACTCTTCAGCTGTTAAACGACCAAAATTAATTAATGAGTTATCAAACAAATTTGGAAGTCAATGTATTGTGGTTGCTATTGATGCTAAGCTAATTAATAATGAATGGTTTGTTCATTTAGCTGGTGGAACAATTCCAACAGAGATAAAGTTGTTTGATTGGGCAAAAGAGGTAGAAAAACGTGGAGCAGGAGAAATACTGTTTACATCAATGAATCACGATGGTACAAAAAATGGATTTGCTAATGAAGCATTATCAAAATTATCATCTTTAGTAAACATACCAATTATAGCTTCTGGAGGAGCAGGAACAAAGCAACATTTTGTAGATACCTTTGTTGAAGGAAAATCAGATGCAGCTTTAGCAGCTAGCGTGTTTCACTTTGGTGAAATTTCTATTAAAGAATTAAAAGAAGAATTAAGAAATAATAATATAGAAGTAAGATTATAG
- the hisA gene encoding 1-(5-phosphoribosyl)-5-[(5-phosphoribosylamino)methylideneamino]imidazole-4-carboxamide isomerase: MRIIPAIDIIEGKCVRLTKGDYNTKKVYNENPVEVAKMFENSGIEFLHVVDLDGAKASHIVNHKVLEQIATKTNLKIDFGGGLKSNEDLKIAFESGANQITGGSIAVKNPDMFESWISTYNSEKIILGADCNNEKIAVSGWQEESDLEVIPFIKKYQSKGIKYVICTDISKDGMLEGPSFDLYNRILSQTDDTLKLIASGGISSFYELPKLVELGCEGVIIGKAIYENRISLKQLEQFILNNQIC; this comes from the coding sequence ATGCGAATAATTCCAGCAATAGATATCATAGAAGGAAAATGTGTTAGGCTCACCAAAGGTGATTATAATACTAAAAAAGTGTACAATGAAAATCCAGTAGAAGTTGCAAAGATGTTTGAAAATTCAGGGATTGAATTTCTGCATGTAGTTGACTTAGATGGTGCAAAAGCAAGTCATATAGTTAATCACAAGGTGTTAGAACAAATTGCAACTAAAACTAACTTAAAAATTGATTTTGGAGGAGGGTTAAAATCTAATGAGGATTTAAAAATTGCTTTTGAATCTGGTGCAAATCAAATAACAGGAGGAAGTATTGCAGTTAAAAATCCAGATATGTTTGAATCATGGATTAGTACATATAATTCAGAAAAAATTATCCTAGGAGCAGATTGCAACAACGAAAAAATTGCAGTTTCAGGTTGGCAAGAAGAAAGTGATTTAGAAGTTATTCCATTTATAAAAAAATATCAATCTAAAGGTATTAAGTATGTAATCTGTACAGATATTTCTAAAGATGGTATGCTAGAAGGACCTTCATTCGATTTATACAATCGTATTTTATCACAAACGGATGATACTTTAAAACTTATAGCATCAGGCGGAATTTCATCTTTTTATGAATTACCTAAGCTTGTAGAATTAGGTTGTGAAGGCGTCATTATTGGTAAAGCGATTTATGAAAATAGAATTAGTTTAAAACAGTTAGAACAATTCATATTAAACAACCAAATATGCTAG